From Saccharomyces kudriavzevii IFO 1802 strain IFO1802 genome assembly, chromosome: 11:
GTCGTTTTTCTCTAATTTCGCAATCAGTCCTGATAATTTTATATTATGTTCATGGCTTCCATCTTCGTAAACTTTGAATCCATCTTGCTCAATAACACATTCTACGTCTGCCCCCACAAATCTAGGCAAGCTTTCTAAACTCTCTTCATCTGGATGTGATTTTCTGGTGTACAGGCCTTTGGGAAAAAGTTGCTTCGAGGGTAAGGGATTTGGATATGACGTAGCCCTGCGCAAAGCTTCCCTATCGCAATTATCTATGAAAGTACTAGAAGCCCTGTCTTTACTCCGAATAGTGTCTTTCTTTGAACCACGGTACGGCGTAACGTCGTTATCTGAGTTGTCTAACAAAGAATCCATTGCCCATTGGCTGTCTGATGAACTCGTCGTTCCATTTGAACTGCCGCATGACGAAATGGATGAACTTCTTGAACGTGTTCTTTGGGTGCCGTGCAAACCATTCGAAATTGATCCGGGATTTCTTGGTGGAGCGTTAAGtatttctccttctttgCTGGATACAGACTGTTGCCTGGTTGGGCTTTTATTAGCACCACTTCTAGTTCGTTTAAATGCGGTTGGCAAACCCGGGGAGCGGCACTTCAATGTATAAGTACGCTGCCGTATAGGAGAGTTTTTTGGACCTGACTGTGCGGATATCGTTGATCGCCTTGCTGGCTCAGAACTTCTCTTGGGGGAAGTTGACGATGAGCGATAAGGAAGTCTGGTGACGTTAATAGGACTTAAACCTCTTGAATGAGgtgatttgaaaagacaTTTGAAGGACTCGGAAAAAGACCTGACCCTTCTTGTTACGGGTCTCTGGTGTTTTCTGTCTTCCTGCGCCACCATTTATGCTCTATATGTTTTGTGTTCTTTTTGCAATTGTATTCTCAAGctgaaatgaaaatgagctttccttatttttcattcaagaaTTCGCGGCGACAAAAAAGGGTCCTAATGGCTGACAGTGAACAGTAGTTATACTGTTTGCTACTTAGCGTACTTAAAAGTATATAGTAATGTCTCACAAGTAAAGCGTGAACTTACAGAGCTCTATCAACAAGTCGATGGTCTGGTATCTACAGGAAGAGAGTTTtactggaagaaaaactagTGTATACTCCTCAATGACGATGGTACTTTCATAACCTCACTCTCTGGAAGAGGAATGTGCTCTATCTTGTCAAGTAAATCTCTCATTATGTCTTCATGCATTTTATTGCGCATATCGATAGTTTCTGTAACTGAGCCTTCTTGACATAATATTTCTAGTTTGCATGGAACACTCTTTTGCTTGTCTTCATTCTTTATTCTTACCACATCAAATTTTATTCGTGGATTGTAAAATTGTAAAGTGGGCAGGTAGTTATGCCAAAAGACTCTAGCACCCATATGTCCATTATGGTTTTTCGTTTGAAACGTCAACCTGAGTCCCGAATACTTCTTCGGATCTATGAGGATCTGGGGCAGGTTGGTAGTGCTGCtaattttattcaaaaatttcagttGCTCTGTAACTTTAGACATCTCCTATCCGTATGAGGCTCGCTATGGTACTACTTCCCTCCCAACTCACGAATAAATTTGGTTGGTTCTTACTGGTGTATAGTTTTTCTTAGGCAAAATGATGTTAAATCATTTTGAACGTTCCGCACTTCTGCGGGACGTTAATAGTAAGCTACAATGCAATATATGTGAATATgctatttatttattctatCTGCATATTTTTGTAACGAATAGACATGTATATATCACCTTGTATCACTTTGTATCATGGCCTAGCCAAATTCACTGAGGATTTGTATCCAGGTGTATTTtttgtgcttttttttggttttattttccttaATTTCTTTAGTTACAACTATCccattgaaaatttccttGTGAACGAGTTTTATTAGCCAAAAGAGTGTCAGACTTAAAACTCTTCCAACAGTTCGATATATGGGTCTTCTCCTTGGATCCCGTAATtgaattcttcttcagGATATCTGTCGAATTGAGAAGTGTCACCTTGGCCCTGTTGAATTGGTGGTTCATACGGCGTTTCTATGTACCTGGCCAATAGTTTCTCCCATATGACCTCGTTGAACCATGGGTGGTTCTTGACGTCCTCACTTCCATTTTGTAAATTACCCAACCTCTCACTCAAGTCTCTGGTAATCagcttcttcaataaatccTGCGCATCTGGGTGAAAAAATGGCGGGAATTTCAATTCCGCATTCAGTATATTTTC
This genomic window contains:
- the MRP49 gene encoding mitochondrial 54S ribosomal protein mL61 (similar to Saccharomyces cerevisiae MRP49 (YKL167C); ancestral locus Anc_1.181) gives rise to the protein MSKVTEQLKFLNKISSTTNLPQILIDPKKYSGLRLTFQTKNHNGHMGARVFWHNYLPTLQFYNPRIKFDVVRIKNEDKQKSVPCKLEILCQEGSVTETIDMRNKMHEDIMRDLLDKIEHIPLPESEVMKVPSSLRSIH